A segment of the Leptospiraceae bacterium genome:
AAACTAAATATGCATGAATCTACTATTTCTAGAATCACAACGAATAAATATGTTCAAACTTCTTGGGGCATTTTAGAATTGAAATGGTTTTTTTCTTCTGGATTAAAGTCTTCTGAAGGAGGAAAAGAATCTTCTAAAAAAATACATGATATGATTCGAACTTTAGTTAAAGAGGAAAGTGAGGATAATCCACTATCAGACCAAGACATCGTTGATATTATGGAAAAACGTGGAATAGAAATAGCTAGAAGAACAGTAGCAAAGTATAGAAAAATTTTAAAAATTTTACCTTCTAATAGAAGAAAAAGAATAAAGGACTTAAAGGCAAGTTAAATGTCAATCGCAAGTATTAGTGTAGAAACTATCGTACGGGACCATAAGGAATTAGAACTTGTTCTCATTTCTGGAGAAAAAGGAATATCAAAGAAAATTTCCAATTCAGAGATAAATCGACCAGGTTTATCCCTTACAGGTTTTTTTGATTTTTTTGCTCATGATCGAATTCAAATTTTCGGAAAAGGAGAATGGGCTTATTTAAATTCTTTGTCAGAGGAGAAGTTAAACGCAATAGCTGAAAAATTTTTTTCATATTCTTTGAATTGTATTATATTTACACATGGTAATCCACCTCAGAAAAATATAATCGAAAGAACGGAAAATTTACATATACCGCTATTCATTTCACCAATGTCTACGCACAAGTTTATAACTTTAATTTCAGATATTTTAAATAAAAGCCTTGCTCCAAGAACGATGAGACATGGAGTTTTAATTGAAGTATTTGGAATTGGAATTTTACTCACTGGAAAAAGTGGAGTAGGAAAAAGTGAAACTGCACTTGAGTTAATCGAAAGAGGGCACAGACTAGTTGCCGATGATATGGTTGAAATAAAAAGATATTCGGAAAGTTACTTAATTGGTACGTGTTCTGATATATTAAGACATCATATGGAAATTCGTGGATTAGGAATAATAAATATTAAAGATATATTTGGTGTTGGCTCGGTAAGAGATAGTAAACTAATTGAGCTAATTATCAATATCGAAGATTGGTCTGAAAATATGGATTTAGATCGCACCGGGTTAGATGAACTAACGGATGAAATTCTTGGTGTAAAAATTCCGCTTCTTCGAATACCAATTAAACCTGGCAGAAATATTCCTATTATAGTAGAAACTGCCTCCATGAACCAAAGGTTAAAAAAGATGGGAACATTTGGTGCAAAAGAATTTAATAGCAAATTAACAAATTATATAGAGCAAATAAACATTGAAAAAAGTCACATTAAAGATTAATAAAGATGGGCATGGAATGCATGCAAGGCCGGCTTCTCAATTTGTAAAAATGGCATCACAATTCCCCTGCGAAATCACTGTAATACGGGATGATATTGAAGTTAATGGAAAAAGTATTATGGGGTTAATGATGCTTGCCCTTTCATCGGAAGTGGAATTCTCCATTGTAGCAAATGGATCGAAGGAAGAGGAAGCAATTGAAGCTCTAGAAAAATTAATTTTGAATGATTTTCAAAAATGAAATTATTTAAAGAAATTAAAGTTTCTGGAGAGGGAAAATACTATGTACGTGATTTGTACATTTTTTTATTAAGTATTTTTATATCTATACTTTTAGCAGAAACCATTATATTTTCGGATTCGAATGAAATTGAATTAGTAGATAAAATATTTGTCTATATTTATATTATTTTCCCTTTATTTTCATTAGCCTTAATTATTTCTTATATTTACAGAAACATCAGAATTAGGCAAACTGGAAAACTAAGGAGCGTTATTCGTTATCGATTAACGCTTGCATTTGTATTTGTATCTATACTTCCCTCCATTCCGATTGTATTATTTTCTTCCAATGTTGTTGGACGATTGGTAGAAAGTTTTTATCGTATAGATATTTCAGAAGCACTTAAATCAGCTATTGCAGATGTAAAACAAGCCGAAGAAGAAGACAAAAAAGTATTAGTTTCGAAAGCGAAAATATTACAAAAAACAGTTAATCGTGGATTTGCTTTTCCGGATACAATTTATACAAAGGCTTCTGAGTTAGGTCTATTTCAAACCGACAAATATTATATTGGAGTTATCAAAGGTGGAAAGGTAATCAGTGAATCTATATCTCTTTATTCTTCGATTTTATTACAGAATTTCAAAAAAACTCCAGAAGAAACTTT
Coding sequences within it:
- a CDS encoding HPr kinase/phosphorylase encodes the protein MSIASISVETIVRDHKELELVLISGEKGISKKISNSEINRPGLSLTGFFDFFAHDRIQIFGKGEWAYLNSLSEEKLNAIAEKFFSYSLNCIIFTHGNPPQKNIIERTENLHIPLFISPMSTHKFITLISDILNKSLAPRTMRHGVLIEVFGIGILLTGKSGVGKSETALELIERGHRLVADDMVEIKRYSESYLIGTCSDILRHHMEIRGLGIINIKDIFGVGSVRDSKLIELIINIEDWSENMDLDRTGLDELTDEILGVKIPLLRIPIKPGRNIPIIVETASMNQRLKKMGTFGAKEFNSKLTNYIEQINIEKSHIKD
- a CDS encoding HPr family phosphocarrier protein; the encoded protein is MKKVTLKINKDGHGMHARPASQFVKMASQFPCEITVIRDDIEVNGKSIMGLMMLALSSEVEFSIVANGSKEEEAIEALEKLILNDFQK